From Astatotilapia calliptera chromosome 19, fAstCal1.2, whole genome shotgun sequence, a single genomic window includes:
- the bbof1a gene encoding basal body-orientation factor 1: MPTNKASNPKKTKGGKEKKEGKRDSKTDKESDVEKAKANAVLWELRLKATEQSLRDYTESCQKVARANEHLTNQLYHAEKDAIHIAGHWERQLAAKEEKICVLEKALQTQQALAREEKDKLVSELNMIQEEMRKMKEIEVQREQDIVHMKQSSDDAYKKLMQHLREKEDQFLKEMEHLEKETKACSQTMAKMAEDHREAIVRLKDALHSVIKERDCLIDKLKYHIKEAEDLQKLAKLLTEENTSLALDKSMLELTVKDNAAQMGTQKQKLTELRAEVASLEEALQLKAVEIEQQEKKEKANLVTIQASQVELDKLQKVLAMREKEMKHVKQLASTIVAKRQELEEFFHEALGHVRKEIKDSRLQYRQEALQSYRRRFREATAGKIKFPPIRTFHKTAHSTNSVYSDMEAAATWTDQPGSEVEISDLTWEQKEQVLRLLFAKMNGCRESQVSRQVALPASTEKRSFTENDVAGIREELSPATMSTPAPSESTLPAAQPDTHIT, from the exons ATGCCGACGAATAAAGCCTCCAACCCTAAAAAGACCAAAGGCGG gaaagaaaagaaggaaggcAAACGGGACTCGAAAACGGACAAAGAGTCGGACGTGGAGAAGGCCAAGGCCAACGCCGTCCTGTGGGAGCTGAGGTTAAAGGCCACCGAGCAGTCCCTGAGGGACTACACCGAGTCTTGTCAGAAGGTGGCACGCGCAAACGAGCATCTCACCAATCAGCTGTACCACGCGGAGAAAGACGCGATCCATATAGCAGGCCACTGGGAGAGACAGCTGGCAGCTAAAGAGGAAAAG ATTTGTGTGCTGGAGAAGGCCTTACAAACTCAGCAGGCACTTGCCCGAGAAGAGAAGGACAAATTG GTCAGTGAGCTTAACATGATCCAGGAAGAAATGAGAAAGATGAAAGAAATAGAAGTCCAAAGGGAGCAGGATATCGTTCAC ATGAAACAAAGCAGCGATGATGCTTACAAGAAGCTAATGCAACACCTAAGAGAGAAGGAGGATCAGTTCTTAAAAGAAATG GAACACTtggagaaagaaacaaaggCATGTAGTCAAACAATGGCCAAGATGGCGGAGGACCACCGTGAAGCCATTGT GCGATTGAAAGATGCTTTGCACTCTGTGATCAAGGAGCGCGATTGCCTCATTGACAAGCTGAAATATCACATAAAGGAGGCAGAGGATCTGCAGAAGTTAGCAAAGTTACTGACTGAGGAAAACACCTCACTGGCATTGGACAAG AGCATGCTGGAGTTGACGGTAAAGGACAACGCAGCACAGATGGGGACTCAAAAACAgaagctaactgaactgagggccgAGGTGGCTTCCCTGGAGGAGGCCCTGCAGCTCAAAGCCGTGGAGATTGAGCAGcaggagaagaaagagaaggcGAACCTGGTCACCATCCAGGCCAGCCAGGTGGAGCTGGACAAGCTGCAGAAAGTGCTCGCGATGCGAGAAAAGGAAATGAAGCATGTGAAGCAACTGGCGAGCACCATTGTAGCAAAGCGCCAAGAGCTGGAGGAGTTCTTCCATGAAGCACTGGGTCATGTGAGGAAGGAGATCAAGGACAGCAGGCTCCAATACAGACAGGAGGCACTGCAGAGTTATCGTAGGAGGTTTAGAGAAGCCACAGCAGGAAAGATAAAGTTCCCACCCATCCGCACCTTCCATAAAACTGCCCACAGTACCAACTCTGTCTATTCAGACATGGAGGCGGCTGCGACATG GACGGATCAACCGGGGAGCGAAGTTGAAATCTCTGATCTCACTTGGGAGCAAAAGGAACAAGTGCTCCGGCTTCTCTTTGCTAAAATGAATGGATGCAGAGAAAG CCAAGTCAGCCGACAGGTGGCTCTGCCGGCCTCCACTGAGAAGAGGAGCTTCACGGAGAACGATGTAGCCGG AATTAGAGAGGAGCTGTCCCCGGCGACCATGAGCACCCCGGCGCCATCAGAGTCCACGCTGCCAGCCGCCCAGCCAGATACACACATCACGTGA
- the aldh6a1 gene encoding methylmalonate-semialdehyde/malonate-semialdehyde dehydrogenase [acylating], mitochondrial, whose translation MASTALRSAFRTKVPFRVGRLCYSSSSVPTTKLFIDGKFVESKSLEWLDIHNPATNEVITCVPKATQEEMLAAVDSCSRAFRSWSETSILARQQVFLRYQQLIKDNIKELAKAITVEQGKTLADAEGDVFRGLQVVEHTCSITSLMLGETLPSISKDMDTYTYRLPLGVCAGIAPFNFPAMIPLWMFPMGMVCGNTYLLKPSERVPTCAMLLAKMLQDAGAPDGTLNIIHGQHDAVNFICDHPAIKAISFVGSNQAGEYIYERGSKNGKRVQSNMGAKNHGVVMPDANKENTLNQLVGAAFGAAGQRCMALSTAILVGEAHSWLPELVERAKALRVDAGDQPGADLGPLISPQARNRVCSLIQSGVEEGAKLLLDGRNIKVKGYENGNFVGPTILGNVTPQMKCYTEEIFGPVLVVLEADSLDNAISLVNKNPYGNGTAIFTTNGATARKYTHEVDVGQVGVNVPIPVPLPMFSFTGSRGSFRGDTNFYGKQGIQFYTQIKTVTAQWKAEDATLKSPAVTMPTMGR comes from the exons ATGGCGTCAACAGCTCTGAGATCAGCGTTCAGGACCAAG GTTCCATTTAGAGTCGGCCGACTGTgctactcctcctcctctgtg CCCACCACCAAACTGTTTATTGATGGGAAGTTTGTTGAATCCAAGTCCTTGGAATGGCTGGATATTCACAATCCT GCTACCAATGAGGTGATCACCTGCGTGCCCAAAGCCACCCAGGAGGAGATGCTGGCTGCTGTAGACTCATGCTCCAGAGCCTTTCGCTCCTGGTCTGAGACCTCCATCTTGGCTCGACAGCAGGTTTTTCTGCGCTATCAGCAGCTTATCAAGGACAATATT AAAGAACTTGCCAAGGCCATCACAGTGGAGCAGGGGAAGACCCTTGCAGATGCAGAGGGAGATGTGTTCAGAGGATTGC AGGTGGTAGAACACACCTGCAGCATCACCTCCCTGATGCTCGGGGAAACCCTGCCCTCCATCTCCAAAGACATGGACACTTACACCTATCGCCTTCCCCTTGGGGTGTGTGCCGGCATTGCCCCCTTCAACTTCCCGGCCATGATCCCCCTGTGGATGTTCCCTATGGGCATGGTATGTGGCAACACGTACCTGCTGAAGCCCTCGGAGCGTGTGCCCACATGCGCCATGCTGCTGGCTaagatgctgcaggatgctggCGCTCCAGATGGAACGCTCAACATCATCCACGGCCAACACGACG CTGTGAACTTCATCTGTGACCATCCGGCCATCAAGGCTATCAGCTTTGTTGGCTCAAATCAAGCAGGGGAGTATATTTATGAGAGGGGCTCTAAAAATGGCAAAAGGGTGCAGTCCAACATG GGAGCCAAGAACCATGGTGTGGTGATGCCTGATGCCAACAAGGAGAACACTCTGAACCAGCTTGTGGGCGCGGCGTTTGGGGCAGCGGGACAACGCTGCATGGCTCTGTCCACAGCCATACTGGTGGGCGAGGCGCATAGCTGGCTGCCGGAGCTGGTGGAACGTGCCAAAGCTCTGCGCGTGGATGCAG GAGACCAGCCTGGTGCAGATCTGGGGCCTCTGATCTCTCCCCAAGCCAGGAACAGAGTCTGCAGTCTGATCCAGAGCGGCGTGGAGGAGGGAGCAAAGCTGCTACTGGATGGCCGAAATATTAAAGTCAAAGGTTACGAGAACGGCAACTTTGTGGGACCTACCATCCTCGGCAACGTCACA CCTCAGATGAAGTGCTACACCGAGGAGATCTTTGGGCCCGTGCTGGTCGTTCTGGAGGCAGACTCCCTGGACAACGCCATCAGTTTGGTTAACAAGAACCCCTATGGCAACGGTAcagccatcttcaccacaaacGGTGCCACCGCACGCAAATATACTCACGAGGTGGATGTGGGCCAG GTGGGAGTCAATGTTCCAATCCCGGTGCCGCTGCCAATGTTCTCCTTCACTGGATCGAGGGGATCCTTCAGAGGGGACACGAACTTCTACGGAAAACAA GGCATCCAGTTCTACACACAGATCAAAACCGTCACTGCACAATGGAAAGCTGAAGATGCCACCTTAAAAAGTCCTGCCGTTACCATGCCTACCATGGGACGCTAA
- the gstz1 gene encoding maleylacetoacetate isomerase isoform X3 yields MRLSLACLAKPILHGYFRSSCSWRVRIAFALKGVEYDQLPVNLIKDGGQQLTEEYKALNPMQQVPAVEIDGTTLSQSLAVIQYIDETRPGPRLLPADPKARAQVRMISDLIASGIQPLQNLYVIQKIGAEKMQWSQHFIDRGFQALEPILKQTAGKYCVGDEISMADICLVPQVYNAERFKVDVGKYPTIKRLNEALLEIEAFQVSHPSRQPDTPDDLRA; encoded by the exons ATGCGCTTGTCGTTAGCCTGCCTCGCTAAG cCCATACTTCACGGATACTTCAGAAGCTCCTGCTCCTGGAGGGTTCGCATTG CTTTTGCTCTAAAAGGTGTTGAATATGACCAGCTTCCAGTCAATCTGATCAAAGATGGAGGGCAGCAG CTTACTGAGGAGTACAAAGCGCTAAACCCCATGCAACAAGTGCCTGCAGTGGAAATTGATGGCACCACTCTCTCTCAGTCG CTGGCAGTGATCCAGTACATCGATGAGACCAGACCAGGACCCCGTCTTCTTCCAGCAGACCCAAAGGCGCGTGCCCAGGTTAGGATGATAAGTGACCTCATTGCCTCGGGTATACAGCCCCTGCAG AATTTGTATGTAATCCAGAAAATAGGAGCGGAGAAGATGCAGTGGTCTCAGCACTTCATCGATCGTGGTTTTCAAG CTCTTGAGCCAATTCTGAAGCAAACAGCGGGGAAATACTGTGTAGGCGATGAG ATTTCCATGGCAGACATCTGTCTGGTCCCACAGGTCTACAACGCAGAGAG gtTCAAAGTGGATGTGGGGAAGTATCCAACCATCAAACGGCTAAATGAGGCTTTACTTGAGATTGAAGCTTTCCAAGTGAGCCACCCATCACGCCAACCAGATACACCTGATGATCTGCGTGCTTAG
- the gstz1 gene encoding maleylacetoacetate isomerase isoform X1, with the protein MRLSLACLAKPILHGYFRSSCSWRVRIAFALKGVEYDQLPVNLIKDGGQQSCVSLTVALSVPKLTEEYKALNPMQQVPAVEIDGTTLSQSLAVIQYIDETRPGPRLLPADPKARAQVRMISDLIASGIQPLQNLYVIQKIGAEKMQWSQHFIDRGFQALEPILKQTAGKYCVGDEISMADICLVPQVYNAERFKVDVGKYPTIKRLNEALLEIEAFQVSHPSRQPDTPDDLRA; encoded by the exons ATGCGCTTGTCGTTAGCCTGCCTCGCTAAG cCCATACTTCACGGATACTTCAGAAGCTCCTGCTCCTGGAGGGTTCGCATTG CTTTTGCTCTAAAAGGTGTTGAATATGACCAGCTTCCAGTCAATCTGATCAAAGATGGAGGGCAGCAG tcatgTGTTAGTCTGACAGTGGCTCTCTCTGTGCCAAAGCTTACTGAGGAGTACAAAGCGCTAAACCCCATGCAACAAGTGCCTGCAGTGGAAATTGATGGCACCACTCTCTCTCAGTCG CTGGCAGTGATCCAGTACATCGATGAGACCAGACCAGGACCCCGTCTTCTTCCAGCAGACCCAAAGGCGCGTGCCCAGGTTAGGATGATAAGTGACCTCATTGCCTCGGGTATACAGCCCCTGCAG AATTTGTATGTAATCCAGAAAATAGGAGCGGAGAAGATGCAGTGGTCTCAGCACTTCATCGATCGTGGTTTTCAAG CTCTTGAGCCAATTCTGAAGCAAACAGCGGGGAAATACTGTGTAGGCGATGAG ATTTCCATGGCAGACATCTGTCTGGTCCCACAGGTCTACAACGCAGAGAG gtTCAAAGTGGATGTGGGGAAGTATCCAACCATCAAACGGCTAAATGAGGCTTTACTTGAGATTGAAGCTTTCCAAGTGAGCCACCCATCACGCCAACCAGATACACCTGATGATCTGCGTGCTTAG
- the gstz1 gene encoding maleylacetoacetate isomerase isoform X2 — MATQTKPILHGYFRSSCSWRVRIAFALKGVEYDQLPVNLIKDGGQQSCVSLTVALSVPKLTEEYKALNPMQQVPAVEIDGTTLSQSLAVIQYIDETRPGPRLLPADPKARAQVRMISDLIASGIQPLQNLYVIQKIGAEKMQWSQHFIDRGFQALEPILKQTAGKYCVGDEISMADICLVPQVYNAERFKVDVGKYPTIKRLNEALLEIEAFQVSHPSRQPDTPDDLRA, encoded by the exons ATGGCAACTCAGACTAAG cCCATACTTCACGGATACTTCAGAAGCTCCTGCTCCTGGAGGGTTCGCATTG CTTTTGCTCTAAAAGGTGTTGAATATGACCAGCTTCCAGTCAATCTGATCAAAGATGGAGGGCAGCAG tcatgTGTTAGTCTGACAGTGGCTCTCTCTGTGCCAAAGCTTACTGAGGAGTACAAAGCGCTAAACCCCATGCAACAAGTGCCTGCAGTGGAAATTGATGGCACCACTCTCTCTCAGTCG CTGGCAGTGATCCAGTACATCGATGAGACCAGACCAGGACCCCGTCTTCTTCCAGCAGACCCAAAGGCGCGTGCCCAGGTTAGGATGATAAGTGACCTCATTGCCTCGGGTATACAGCCCCTGCAG AATTTGTATGTAATCCAGAAAATAGGAGCGGAGAAGATGCAGTGGTCTCAGCACTTCATCGATCGTGGTTTTCAAG CTCTTGAGCCAATTCTGAAGCAAACAGCGGGGAAATACTGTGTAGGCGATGAG ATTTCCATGGCAGACATCTGTCTGGTCCCACAGGTCTACAACGCAGAGAG gtTCAAAGTGGATGTGGGGAAGTATCCAACCATCAAACGGCTAAATGAGGCTTTACTTGAGATTGAAGCTTTCCAAGTGAGCCACCCATCACGCCAACCAGATACACCTGATGATCTGCGTGCTTAG
- the gstz1 gene encoding maleylacetoacetate isomerase isoform X4, whose product MATQTKPILHGYFRSSCSWRVRIAFALKGVEYDQLPVNLIKDGGQQLTEEYKALNPMQQVPAVEIDGTTLSQSLAVIQYIDETRPGPRLLPADPKARAQVRMISDLIASGIQPLQNLYVIQKIGAEKMQWSQHFIDRGFQALEPILKQTAGKYCVGDEISMADICLVPQVYNAERFKVDVGKYPTIKRLNEALLEIEAFQVSHPSRQPDTPDDLRA is encoded by the exons ATGGCAACTCAGACTAAG cCCATACTTCACGGATACTTCAGAAGCTCCTGCTCCTGGAGGGTTCGCATTG CTTTTGCTCTAAAAGGTGTTGAATATGACCAGCTTCCAGTCAATCTGATCAAAGATGGAGGGCAGCAG CTTACTGAGGAGTACAAAGCGCTAAACCCCATGCAACAAGTGCCTGCAGTGGAAATTGATGGCACCACTCTCTCTCAGTCG CTGGCAGTGATCCAGTACATCGATGAGACCAGACCAGGACCCCGTCTTCTTCCAGCAGACCCAAAGGCGCGTGCCCAGGTTAGGATGATAAGTGACCTCATTGCCTCGGGTATACAGCCCCTGCAG AATTTGTATGTAATCCAGAAAATAGGAGCGGAGAAGATGCAGTGGTCTCAGCACTTCATCGATCGTGGTTTTCAAG CTCTTGAGCCAATTCTGAAGCAAACAGCGGGGAAATACTGTGTAGGCGATGAG ATTTCCATGGCAGACATCTGTCTGGTCCCACAGGTCTACAACGCAGAGAG gtTCAAAGTGGATGTGGGGAAGTATCCAACCATCAAACGGCTAAATGAGGCTTTACTTGAGATTGAAGCTTTCCAAGTGAGCCACCCATCACGCCAACCAGATACACCTGATGATCTGCGTGCTTAG